A genomic region of Papaver somniferum cultivar HN1 chromosome 7, ASM357369v1, whole genome shotgun sequence contains the following coding sequences:
- the LOC113297246 gene encoding uncharacterized protein LOC113297246 isoform X2 produces the protein MEEIENRQALKYAENLTLPAVIVVSANMGCDHCQERVSQLISKMNGVEDCVVDVGKGQVTMRGLISNNKKKMMMKNKKKKKDRRIIISGSNKETIIEGLTAVKSSSYAVLFYLFMKPITTCCD, from the exons ATGGAAGAAATTGAAAACAGGCAAGCACTCAAATACGCAGAGAATCTCACTCTTCCAGCA GTGATCGTGGTTAGTGCAAACATGGGCTGTGATCATTGCCAAGAAAGAGTATCGCAGTTAATTTCCAAGATGAACG GAGTGGAGGACTGCGTGGTGGACGTCGGTAAAGGACAAGTGACAATGAGAGGACTAATctcaaataataagaagaaaatgatgatgaagaataagaaaaagaaaaaggatcgCCGAATAATAATCAGTGGCAGCAACAAAGAGACCATCATTGAAGGTCTTACGGCTGTTAAAAGTTCTTCATATGCTGTTTTATTTTATCTCTTCATGAAGCCCATCACTACTTGTTGCGATTAG
- the LOC113297246 gene encoding uncharacterized protein LOC113297246 isoform X1: MEEIENRQALKYAENLTLPAFQVIVVSANMGCDHCQERVSQLISKMNGVEDCVVDVGKGQVTMRGLISNNKKKMMMKNKKKKKDRRIIISGSNKETIIEGLTAVKSSSYAVLFYLFMKPITTCCD, from the exons ATGGAAGAAATTGAAAACAGGCAAGCACTCAAATACGCAGAGAATCTCACTCTTCCAGCA TTTCAGGTGATCGTGGTTAGTGCAAACATGGGCTGTGATCATTGCCAAGAAAGAGTATCGCAGTTAATTTCCAAGATGAACG GAGTGGAGGACTGCGTGGTGGACGTCGGTAAAGGACAAGTGACAATGAGAGGACTAATctcaaataataagaagaaaatgatgatgaagaataagaaaaagaaaaaggatcgCCGAATAATAATCAGTGGCAGCAACAAAGAGACCATCATTGAAGGTCTTACGGCTGTTAAAAGTTCTTCATATGCTGTTTTATTTTATCTCTTCATGAAGCCCATCACTACTTGTTGCGATTAG